In the genome of Dyadobacter fermentans DSM 18053, the window AAGACTGCATTACCGCTGCTCCTCAAAAGGGCTGAAAAACACCCTGAAACCAGTTTCGACCTCGATATTAACCCGCTTTACGGCGAAAGCCTGCACGTGACGGCGCATGGTGAATGGTCGTACAGCCTGGGACTGAAACCGTTTGTAGCCCCGCCGGTGAACCTGGGCTGGATACGCGCGGTGCTCAACGGGCAGGAGCGCCTGACCCAAGGCATTACGATCAACAAGCCGGTGCTGGTGCTGCATTCGGCCAAATCCATCGACGAAAAGAAATGGAGCGACGCTTTTTTCACGGGAGATGCCGTCCTGAATGTGGACGACGTGGCCCGGCAGGCGCAGAACATCATTGGCCAATACAGCATCCAGGCGGTGCAGGGAGGCATGCACGACCTCATCCTTTCGCGCCAGCCCGTACGCGACGAGGTTTACTCCACGATTTTCAACTGGGCCAAACGGGCTGTGAAATAAGCTGCATTTCAGCTTACGTTGTGGCGATTATGGCTATCTTAGCGGCCATCCGTTTTGACCAAAATACACGACCATCACCATGCAGATCAGCGATCTCAAAATCCTCTTTTTCGACATTGGCGGCGTTCTGCTCAGCAACGGCTGGGGACATGAGTCCCGCATCCTGGCGGCGGAAAAGTTTGGCCTCAATTACAAGGAAATGGACCAGCTCCATAACTTCATTTTCAATGTTTACGAAATCGGGAGCGTTAACCTCGACCAATATCTCGACACGGTGATATTTAACCACCCGCGCGATTTCGTTCGGGAGGATTTCAAAGAGTTTATGTATTCGCAATCCGTGGAGCTGCCCGGAATGCTGGCGTGGCTCAAAGAATGGAAGAAGGATTGCGGGTTCCGCATTATTTCCATTAATAATGAAGGGAAGGAATTGAACGACTACCGCGTTCAGAAGTTCAAGCTGCACACTTGTTTCGATGCATTCATTTCATCGTGCGAAGTAAAAATGCGCAAGCCCGATCCAAGGATTTTCGAACTGGCAATGGGCATTGCGCAGGCAACACCCAGCCAGTGCGTGTATTTCGACGACCGCATTATGTTTGCCAACATGGCCAAAACCCTCGGCCTGCGCGCATTCCAGCACACAAGCTTCGAATCCACAAAGGCGATCCTCGAAGAACTGAAAAAAGAACAATTCGACCGCTTCGGCCCACCGCATTGATCAGAAGGTGCGGTCGTCAGCGGACGGACCGTAGATCGACGGGACCGCGATGTCGTTCAGGCGCATGTACACCGTGAGCTGTCCGCGGTGGTGGACCCAATGATTGATCGTCGAACCGATACCTTCGCGCTTGGGCTGGGTAAATAGTATCTGGCCCTCGCGTTTGAGGTGGAACGGCGCGTCCAGATCGTCGTCGGTAATGCCGGACAGCGATTTTCGTGCGCCGTTGAAAACCTCCTCGAAATGGTCAAGCAATTCCTCGGCCGTCGTGAACTCGAAACGCTCGTAAGTGGCGAAATCGACCTCACCTTTCTCGACCATGAATGTGATCCAAAGCGGAATTTCGGCCACCAGCAGCGTGAGGTAACCCATCTCCATGGATTTGGGATGCGGTTTAAAGTCCAGTGAAGTCACCGGAATGCGTTCCAGGCATTTGCGCGTAGAAGTATACTCGGCTTCCAGCTCTTTGATGTAAGCGTCTACTAAGGTTCTGTTGCTCATAGTGATATTTGCTTTTTTACGTATGATTAAAAAATAATACCTTGAGAGTTGGGTCCAAAAACATATGCGATCCACATAAGTTAACTCTAATATGAAATATCATCTCGACTGGCTTATCGAAGAATATGGTAAGCAGCAAAGACTTAAATTTCTTCATTTCTGGGGGCATCAGCCCGCCCGCAATGGTGATATTACTCAGTCCTGTATGAGCCAATGGTGGCAGTCCCCTTTTACCCATCGACGATGCTTCGTATCGCACGTCAGAACATTGGATGATGGCCGAAAAGGCGAGACTGTTTGGCAATGACACGCTTCGTGAGCGGATCATAGCCTGCGCGTCGCCGGGCGAAGCCAAGGCATTGGGTCGAATGGTAGAAAATTTCGACGAACAAACCTGGATAATGCACCGTCAATCCATTGTTTTAAAAGGAAGTATCCAAAAGTTCACCCAGAATCCGCCGCTCACGGCATTCCTGTTAGACACTGGCGACCGGATTCTAGTGGAGGCTAGTCCGGTGGACCCAATTTGGGGGATCGGCCTTACGGCGGATGATACTCTCGCAAACGACCCCACGCGATGGAAAGGTCTCAACCTCCTCGGTTTCACATTGATGGAAACCAGGGATGTGCTCGCAAACCGTTGACAGATATACGTAGGATGATGGCGCTCCACAGCGGAGCCAGGGAATCTACTCAAATCGTCAGGATTGCAATGCTGGTGCCGCCGATGTGCCTGATGCCGCGGAAACGCACATCTTTCTGGTACAATTCATTCAGGGCGGTCCATACGCCGGGCCAGTTGGTGTAGTCGTGCCAGATCATAAGGCCGCCTCTCCGCATGATGGTGAGGACTTTTTCGCTGTCGTTGAGTACATATTCGTAGGCGTGGGAGCCATCTATGAATGCAACGTCGACGGAGCTAGCGTAATCGGTAAAGTCGAACGACGCCGAATCGCCGAACATCTGCCGTATTTTTGCCGCTGCCGGATGCCCGATAAAGCGCTCGCCCGAGACCTCTTTTTTCACATATCTCACCTCGCCTTCCTCGATTTCCATTTTGGTCGCATCCAGTTCGTCCGCGGGCAGATCGAGCGTAACAATCTCTGTATCAGCACTGCTGTTAAGCGCCATATTCAATGTGGTGCGCCCCTGAAATGTGCCTATTTCAAAAATCCGGCGCGGGTTCCATTTTTTGACAAGGTTACTGATCACTTTGAGTTCAAACTCCGTCGTATGCCCGAAACCGCATTCGTAGACGCCCTCATAGGCGGCCGTGTCGTTGCCGAAAAGCTCAAAAACATCGGTTTTGGGGATGATAAACGGGTCGACGGGGGTGTCTTGGCCGGAGGGCGAGTGACCGTTGTAGCTATTGTAAAGTTTCAGCAGTTCGTCGCGGGAACCGGAGTTCAACATGCCTAATGTGAGGGTGTATCCTACTCTCCTTACAACACCTGCGTACAAACGGAGATTATCTAACGCTTTGCTCATAGTTGTGTATATATTAAATTGAAAGTCGTGTAGCAGCAGCCAATTACCGGGGCTGCCTTGGCCCGGCAAAAAAGGAATCGAGGTAGTGGGGAAAATATTGATTTACAAATAAATACATATTTATCAATTTTCAAAACCCGTGCCAGGGAAGCATCACGACGCATCATCTCAAACTCAAAACTGCCTTGAAAAATGGACAAAACGCCGGACATACGCGGACTGTATATTCCCGTTCAACCGACGGTAAAGCAATCGGCCGAGCATGTCACTTACCGCGAATTTCTGCCCGAGACGGCCTTGCAGGGCATCATTTACTGCTACTGGCGACTCCGCACTACGCAGCCACTCGACGAGCCTTTCTTTTACCGCGTTGTGGCCGATGGTTGCATTGACATTTTCTTTGAGCTGAATAATCCCCGCGAAAATTTCGTGATGGGTTTTTGTAAAAAATACACGGAGTTCCCGCTTGAAAACAGTTTCGATTACGTGGGTGTACGTTTTTTACCCACGATGCTCCCCCAACTCTTCAAAGTAAACGCAGCCGGACTGAGCAATCGTTTCGAAAATCTGGACGTGGTGATCCCCCGAACGGCCCGTTTTATCGCCTCGGATTTCGGTCCCGATTTACCGGAAAAGGACATTAAAGCCCGCTTCGATCGGTATTTTCTTAAACTGCTGCAAAGCGCCGAATTCGATCATGACCCACGGCTTTACGGCGCGCTGGCCATTATCCTGCAAAATTTTGGTGTATTAAATGTCGAAAAAGATCTCGACACCGGCCTCAGTCCGCGGCAGCTCCGCCGCCTGTTCGAGTTTTACATCGGCGATTCCGCCAAGACTTTCAGCCAGGTGGTGCGATTTCAGAACATCCTCAGGGCAAAACCCTCGCAGCAAAGCCTGCGCGAAAACAAGCTCTTTTACGATAATGGCTATTACGACCAGGCGCATTTCATCAAAGAATTCAAAAATTTGTATGGGGTAACGCCCGGCAAAGCTTTCGGAAGGTGACAATGTCCGTTTTTTACAATTATGCCTCGCTGTTGCTGCCGACATTTGTATCATCAACAAACACCAAAACGGCAGCATTATGAAACGGCTCATCATTCTTTTCGCATTGGCTTGCATTTGCGGGCATGCATTTTCTCAAACCAAACCATCAACTCAAAACAACCGAAAAATGAAACTGAACGCAGGCATCGTCACATACAAAATCGCTGAAACCAAAGCATTCTACACCGAAAAACTCGGCTTCGGCGTCACATTCGAAAACGAGTTCTACCTGCTCCTGCACACGCCGGGCGGCGGCTCCGAGATCAGCTTTCTCCTGCCCGACCACCCCTCGCAGCAGCCGCTGTTCCACAAGGCATTCCAGGGCCAGGGCATGTATCTGACGATCGAGGTCGACGACGTGGATAAATTGTACAACGAAGTCAAAGGCAAAGGCGTAGAGATTAAGATCGATATCCGCGACGAGCCCTGGGGCGACCGGCATTTCGCGATCGTCGACCCGAATGGCATCGGCATCGACCTTGTCAAATACTCCCCGCGGTAAACTCAAATAACCGCCGGCAGGGGCGCTCAGCTTTCGGGCTGCGCGCCTTTCACTAATTGTCTCCCGGCACTTAGGATAAACGCTGCGCGCCATTAGCGCTGCGTGCTTACTTTGCGGCATTGAACAATCACGGGCCAACAATGGTTACTACCGGGAGACATAACAAAACAATGAACGAGCACATCACCAGAATTCAGCAAGACATCGAGCCGCTGCGGCAACAAATTATCCGGCACAAAGTTTACTCGGTCATCAACGACATCGAGGACCTGAAAATATTCATGAAATACCATGTGTATGCCGTTTGGGATTTCATGTCTCTGCTTAAATCGTTACAAAATAGCCTGACCTGCACTGCTGTACCCTGGTTTCCGACGGGCGACGGCGAAACGCGCCACCTGATCAATGAAATCGTGACCGGGGAGGAATCGGATGTGGATATGGACGGCCGGGTGAAAAGCCATTTCGAGCTTTATCTCGATGCCATGGAGCAATGCGGCGCGGATACGTCGGAAATCAAGCGGTTCATTGAAGTGCTGCGCCAATCCGGCGACTTTTCACTGGCATTCGACGCCGCAGGCACTCCCGCTCACGCACGGGATTTTGTCCGCTTCACTTTTGACACGATCGGCACAGGCCGGAGCCACCTGCAAGCTGCCACATTCACCTTCGGCCGGGAAGACCTCATTCCGGGCATGTTCATGTCGATGATCGAAGACATTCACCGCCATTTTCCCGACAGTATTTCCATTTTTAAATATTACCTTGAACGCCATATCGAAGTAGATGGCGACCACCACAGCCACCTGGCCCTGCAAATGACGGCAAACCTGTGCGGTGATGACGAACGATCCTGGCAGGAAGCCGGGCAAGCGACGATCGCCTCCCTGGAAAAGCGTATCGGGCTGTGGGACGGGGCTTTTGAAGAAATTGAAAAGAAGAAAGTACTGAATTAATACCGGCATTATGTCCATCAATAAAGAACACGAACTAATAGGAATGCAGGAAGCCAGCCGCGCGGTGGCAACCACGTTACGCGCCATGCGCGAGCACGCCCGTCCGGGCATGAGCGCGAAGGAACTGGACGATTTCGGAGGCGAAATGCTATCAAGCCTGGGCGCAAAATCAGCTCCGCGGCTTACTTATGGGTTTCCGGGCTGGACGTGCATCAGCGTGAACAACGAAATCGCGCATGGCGTACCGTCCGAAACGAAGATTTTGCAGGAAGGCGACCTGGTGAACATCGATGTATCCGCCGAGCTCAATGGCTTCTGGTCCGATAATGGCGGCTCGTTCGTGCTGGGCGAAGACATCCACGGGCACGGGAAGCTGGTAAGCGCGTCGAAACGCATTCTGAGCAAGGCGCTCGGCCAGGTAAAAGGCGGGGTGCGGATCGCCGATATCGGGCGGTTGATTGAGACGGAGGCCAAAAAATCGGGTTACAAGGTAATCAAAAACCTGGCGGGCCACGGCGTAGGCCGCAGCCTGCACGAAGAACCGCACGAAATTGCCAATTACTACGATCGCTACAATACCGCGCGCTTCCGCAAGAACAGCGTGGTCGCCATCGAGACATTCATTTCCACGGCTTCCACAAGCGCCGCGACGGAGCGCGACGGCTGGACGCTCGTAGGCTCACGCGGCGGGTATGTGGCCCAGCACGAGCACACGATTATCGTCACCGACGGTAAACCGGTGATCCTTACCGCTATGAACGGCATTTTCGACTAGCTGCGGCCATTGGCTGCGGTAAGCTTTACCGAGCGATCGAGCATATCGGTTGCCTGTAAAATTTTGTTTTTCAGGAAATAAGGATAGCCCGGGTGCGCTTTCAAAAACGCTTGCACGATGGCAGCAGCTTCCGGTGACGAATGTCCCGCGAAGGTGCTGTGCAGCCAGCGGGTCGGGAAGAAAATATCGCCTGTCAACTGGATTTCCTGCAACAAGTCGAGCGAAGGCCGGAGGTATTTCAATGCACTGCGCGTCCGCAGCGGATGGTGCAGGTAGGCCAATGCATCGAGCACCCATGCTTCCTTTTCGCGGTTTTCTTCCTTTTTCAGGGTTTCAAAAAAGGCATCGCGCTCTGCTTCACTGGTGCTCAGCGCGGGAATGACAAACTGCATTCTGGCTTTACGATCGGGGTTTTTCGTGGCATTCAGCTGCGTCTGCAAAATCAGCTTCGGATCGCCCTTGCCTTTCAGGGCCAGTTCGTAGGCCAGTGAAATTTTATCGTCTTCGGACAGAACCAGGCCCTTCACTTCCAGCTTGCCGGTCCAGATGCCGTGCATTTTTTGCCAGCCGTCATCGGTAAGCGCCAGCGCCTTGAATGCCCTGAAATATGAAGTTTGAATACCCTTATCGGTAGTTGAGTTTAACAACTGCCATATTTTATTTTCCATTCGGACCTGATATTCAGCTCTCTGATCCGCATTCAAAAACACCCACCAGGTTGTTTGCAAATTACCCAGCAGATAATCGACCAGTAGCGGGTTTTGCTCTTTGGGCAATGCATTCATCGTGTGGATCACGAACTGGGCCGGAGCCGGGCCATCGCCGCGCAGCATTCCTTCCCACCCATTCACCAGCATGGCGCCGCGGAACACCGGGTCGCGCAAAGCCGGAGCCGCAGGATCGTAATGTTTGAAAAACCATGCTTTGCTGGCGGAATCCATTTTGAAATACCCATAACCCGTTCCATCCTGATTGGGAAATGCCAGACCTTCACCTGCTTCGGGCAGGGTTTTCATTACGAGCGGCTGCTCCCAAACCCGGCCTGAAACCGAATCCTGCATTTGGGCCAGCTGGCCGTTTTCGACTTGATATTGGGGCATTCCGGGCGTTTTCACCCACACATTGCTCCACGCGGCAATATCCTGCGGCGTACGCTTGTCGATGATCCCGATCAGGTCGTCCCAGCGTGCATTACCGAACGAATAGGTTTTCAGGTATTCGCGCAGGCTTTCCTGCATCATCTTCTCACCGATTTTACGTTCCAGCTGCCGCATCACGATCGGCGCTTTCATATAAATAATCGCCCCGTAGAGCGTTCCGGCGTTTTTAAGATTGCCTAATTGCTGTAAAATCGGGTTCGTTCCGGCAGTGCGGTCCACGTCGTAGGCGTTCGGATAATGCGCGAGCAGGAAGCGCAAATCGTGGTTGATTTCCGGAAAACTGGGATGCACGATCTTGGCGGCCATGAAGTTGGCAAAAACCTCTTTCAGCCAAACGTCGTTAAACCAGTCCATCGTCACCAGGTCGCCGAACCACATGTGCGCCGACTCGTGTGCGATCACACTCGCGCGGGCCATTTTGCGGTTAACCGATGCATTTTCATCCAGGAACAGCGCAGATTCATTGTAAAAAACGGCCCCTGGATGCTCCATTCCACCATATTGGAATGACGGCAGCAGCACGAAATCAAACTTCCCGAAAGGATATTCAATGCTTGTATAGTCTTCGAGCCAGGTGAGCGACTGTGCATGCAGCCTGAAAACCTCGTCGCGGTTGCGGTTCACCTTCGTCGTGTCGGTTTCGCGGTAGTACATGGTCATTTCGCGGCCATCCTGCGTCCTGGTTTCCTTGAAAAACTTCCCGGCGGCAAATGCAAAAAGATACGAGCTGACCGGCTTCGTGGCCTCAAAAGCGTAAATGCGCTTACCGTTTGAGGTTGTCTGTGCATTCAGTTTTCCATTTGAAACCGCCTCCCACTCCACCGGCATTTTCAGCGTGAGCTGGTAGGACGCTTTAAGGTTCGGCTGGTCAAAAAGCGGAAAGCAGGTCGAAGCGCGGTCGGGAACGAACAGGGTGTACAGATAATCCTCGCTCCTGTTCAGCGACTGATCGCCCGCCACAAAATCGATCACCACCTCGTTC includes:
- a CDS encoding HAD family hydrolase, giving the protein MQISDLKILFFDIGGVLLSNGWGHESRILAAEKFGLNYKEMDQLHNFIFNVYEIGSVNLDQYLDTVIFNHPRDFVREDFKEFMYSQSVELPGMLAWLKEWKKDCGFRIISINNEGKELNDYRVQKFKLHTCFDAFISSCEVKMRKPDPRIFELAMGIAQATPSQCVYFDDRIMFANMAKTLGLRAFQHTSFESTKAILEELKKEQFDRFGPPH
- a CDS encoding DinB family protein produces the protein MSNRTLVDAYIKELEAEYTSTRKCLERIPVTSLDFKPHPKSMEMGYLTLLVAEIPLWITFMVEKGEVDFATYERFEFTTAEELLDHFEEVFNGARKSLSGITDDDLDAPFHLKREGQILFTQPKREGIGSTINHWVHHRGQLTVYMRLNDIAVPSIYGPSADDRTF
- a CDS encoding NADAR family protein, with amino-acid sequence MMAEKARLFGNDTLRERIIACASPGEAKALGRMVENFDEQTWIMHRQSIVLKGSIQKFTQNPPLTAFLLDTGDRILVEASPVDPIWGIGLTADDTLANDPTRWKGLNLLGFTLMETRDVLANR
- a CDS encoding class I SAM-dependent methyltransferase — translated: MSKALDNLRLYAGVVRRVGYTLTLGMLNSGSRDELLKLYNSYNGHSPSGQDTPVDPFIIPKTDVFELFGNDTAAYEGVYECGFGHTTEFELKVISNLVKKWNPRRIFEIGTFQGRTTLNMALNSSADTEIVTLDLPADELDATKMEIEEGEVRYVKKEVSGERFIGHPAAAKIRQMFGDSASFDFTDYASSVDVAFIDGSHAYEYVLNDSEKVLTIMRRGGLMIWHDYTNWPGVWTALNELYQKDVRFRGIRHIGGTSIAILTI
- a CDS encoding AraC family transcriptional regulator produces the protein MDKTPDIRGLYIPVQPTVKQSAEHVTYREFLPETALQGIIYCYWRLRTTQPLDEPFFYRVVADGCIDIFFELNNPRENFVMGFCKKYTEFPLENSFDYVGVRFLPTMLPQLFKVNAAGLSNRFENLDVVIPRTARFIASDFGPDLPEKDIKARFDRYFLKLLQSAEFDHDPRLYGALAIILQNFGVLNVEKDLDTGLSPRQLRRLFEFYIGDSAKTFSQVVRFQNILRAKPSQQSLRENKLFYDNGYYDQAHFIKEFKNLYGVTPGKAFGR
- a CDS encoding VOC family protein gives rise to the protein MKRLIILFALACICGHAFSQTKPSTQNNRKMKLNAGIVTYKIAETKAFYTEKLGFGVTFENEFYLLLHTPGGGSEISFLLPDHPSQQPLFHKAFQGQGMYLTIEVDDVDKLYNEVKGKGVEIKIDIRDEPWGDRHFAIVDPNGIGIDLVKYSPR
- a CDS encoding DUF3050 domain-containing protein — translated: MNEHITRIQQDIEPLRQQIIRHKVYSVINDIEDLKIFMKYHVYAVWDFMSLLKSLQNSLTCTAVPWFPTGDGETRHLINEIVTGEESDVDMDGRVKSHFELYLDAMEQCGADTSEIKRFIEVLRQSGDFSLAFDAAGTPAHARDFVRFTFDTIGTGRSHLQAATFTFGREDLIPGMFMSMIEDIHRHFPDSISIFKYYLERHIEVDGDHHSHLALQMTANLCGDDERSWQEAGQATIASLEKRIGLWDGAFEEIEKKKVLN
- the map gene encoding type I methionyl aminopeptidase; amino-acid sequence: MSINKEHELIGMQEASRAVATTLRAMREHARPGMSAKELDDFGGEMLSSLGAKSAPRLTYGFPGWTCISVNNEIAHGVPSETKILQEGDLVNIDVSAELNGFWSDNGGSFVLGEDIHGHGKLVSASKRILSKALGQVKGGVRIADIGRLIETEAKKSGYKVIKNLAGHGVGRSLHEEPHEIANYYDRYNTARFRKNSVVAIETFISTASTSAATERDGWTLVGSRGGYVAQHEHTIIVTDGKPVILTAMNGIFD
- a CDS encoding M1 family metallopeptidase — translated: MNSIRSLILASAALLAVLACSRPEGSAPEKGVSFALNQYRKQHIDSIRYAIELDIPAGKAGKIVGKETISFHLDALDSALVLDFNADAGHLLDVRVGDEQVGHQFVNEHIVIDPKHLRKGRNEVVIDFVAGDQSLNRSEDYLYTLFVPDRASTCFPLFDQPNLKASYQLTLKMPVEWEAVSNGKLNAQTTSNGKRIYAFEATKPVSSYLFAFAAGKFFKETRTQDGREMTMYYRETDTTKVNRNRDEVFRLHAQSLTWLEDYTSIEYPFGKFDFVLLPSFQYGGMEHPGAVFYNESALFLDENASVNRKMARASVIAHESAHMWFGDLVTMDWFNDVWLKEVFANFMAAKIVHPSFPEINHDLRFLLAHYPNAYDVDRTAGTNPILQQLGNLKNAGTLYGAIIYMKAPIVMRQLERKIGEKMMQESLREYLKTYSFGNARWDDLIGIIDKRTPQDIAAWSNVWVKTPGMPQYQVENGQLAQMQDSVSGRVWEQPLVMKTLPEAGEGLAFPNQDGTGYGYFKMDSASKAWFFKHYDPAAPALRDPVFRGAMLVNGWEGMLRGDGPAPAQFVIHTMNALPKEQNPLLVDYLLGNLQTTWWVFLNADQRAEYQVRMENKIWQLLNSTTDKGIQTSYFRAFKALALTDDGWQKMHGIWTGKLEVKGLVLSEDDKISLAYELALKGKGDPKLILQTQLNATKNPDRKARMQFVIPALSTSEAERDAFFETLKKEENREKEAWVLDALAYLHHPLRTRSALKYLRPSLDLLQEIQLTGDIFFPTRWLHSTFAGHSSPEAAAIVQAFLKAHPGYPYFLKNKILQATDMLDRSVKLTAANGRS